A single genomic interval of Parvularcula marina harbors:
- a CDS encoding DUF3011 domain-containing protein, producing the protein MLKTILTAAGAIAASFGIAAAQQAGVDLNVELAGASSQGVKGRAAGAPPVAQARPYRDNDRYGDRDRYGRERTIECRSRGGYDRCEVGGRIWSLRYVASRSSGSCQIGRDWGVERYAVWVDNGCRATFQVQLGEGGYGGGRDDDYGRGGYGELQYIKCESDNRRYRLCRINENFTELRLYDRRSDAPCRRGTDWGETREGVWVNNGCRAVFSYVSRDRYRRY; encoded by the coding sequence ATGCTGAAAACCATTCTCACCGCCGCGGGCGCCATTGCTGCTTCCTTCGGGATTGCCGCTGCCCAGCAGGCGGGTGTCGATCTTAATGTCGAACTGGCCGGCGCCTCATCGCAAGGCGTGAAAGGCCGGGCGGCAGGTGCGCCGCCAGTGGCGCAAGCGCGGCCCTACCGCGACAATGATCGCTATGGCGACCGCGACCGGTATGGCCGCGAACGCACCATCGAATGCCGCTCGCGCGGCGGGTATGACCGTTGCGAGGTCGGCGGCCGGATCTGGTCTTTGCGCTATGTCGCCTCACGTTCGTCGGGCAGTTGCCAGATCGGCCGTGACTGGGGCGTCGAGCGCTACGCAGTCTGGGTCGATAATGGCTGCCGCGCGACCTTTCAGGTCCAGCTTGGTGAAGGCGGCTATGGCGGCGGACGCGACGACGACTATGGTCGCGGCGGTTATGGCGAGCTCCAATATATCAAATGCGAGAGCGACAATCGTCGTTACCGGCTGTGCCGGATCAATGAGAACTTCACTGAACTTCGGCTCTATGACCGCCGTTCGGATGCGCCCTGCCGTCGGGGTACCGACTGGGGCGAGACCCGCGAAGGGGTCTGGGTGAATAATGGCTGCCGCGCGGTCTTCTCCTATGTCAGCCGCGACCGGTATCGCCGCTACTAA
- a CDS encoding helix-turn-helix transcriptional regulator: MALPISNNIRRLRFDADEMTQSELADRIGMTRQTIAAIEKGKYAPSLEAAYRIAHVFGVPLDEVFQYHPEQDGK, encoded by the coding sequence TTGGCCCTTCCCATCAGTAATAATATCCGTCGCTTACGCTTTGATGCCGATGAAATGACGCAGAGTGAGCTGGCCGACAGGATTGGCATGACGCGCCAGACCATCGCCGCGATTGAAAAGGGCAAATACGCCCCCAGCCTCGAGGCGGCCTATCGCATCGCGCATGTCTTCGGCGTGCCGCTCGATGAGGTGTTTCAGTATCATCCGGAGCAAGATGGAAAGTAG